A window of Clavibacter michiganensis contains these coding sequences:
- a CDS encoding class I SAM-dependent methyltransferase, with translation MTGPVCEAYAARAEEYAEHLGTLDAVHPADLALVTTWADGITGPVLDAGCGPGHWTAHLASRGLDARGVDLVPAFVAHARAAHPGVPFEVGDLDALDARDAALGGALAWYSLIHHAPDRVAVPLAELARVVRPGGGLLVGAFAGTVTEPFDHAVTRAWRWEPDELASRIEATGFEVDELHTRTATGQRPHLAIVARRRPDAPA, from the coding sequence ATGACGGGCCCGGTCTGCGAGGCCTACGCCGCTCGCGCCGAGGAGTACGCGGAGCACCTCGGCACCCTCGACGCGGTGCACCCCGCTGACCTCGCGCTCGTCACGACGTGGGCGGACGGCATCACGGGCCCGGTGCTCGACGCCGGCTGCGGACCCGGCCACTGGACCGCGCACCTCGCCTCCCGCGGCCTCGACGCGCGCGGCGTGGATCTCGTGCCGGCCTTCGTCGCTCACGCCCGCGCCGCGCATCCTGGCGTCCCGTTCGAGGTCGGCGACCTGGATGCGCTCGATGCCCGGGATGCCGCTCTCGGCGGCGCGCTCGCCTGGTACTCGCTCATCCACCACGCGCCCGACCGCGTCGCCGTGCCGCTCGCCGAGCTCGCGCGGGTCGTCCGGCCGGGCGGCGGCCTGCTCGTCGGCGCGTTCGCCGGCACGGTCACCGAGCCGTTCGACCACGCCGTGACGCGCGCGTGGCGCTGGGAGCCGGATGAGCTGGCCTCGCGGATCGAGGCGACGGGCTTCGAGGTGGACGAGCTGCACACGCGCACGGCGACCGGGCAGCGGCCGCACCTCGCCATCGTCGCGCGCCGCCGCCCGGACGCTCCCGCCTAG
- a CDS encoding NUDIX hydrolase, with the protein MSSAEPHPDPELVWATTDRRDLHRGRVVLVEHDVLLPDGSASRYEVDESVPFAVATLVIDGDAVILSRQYRHPLGRWILDLPGGAGDAAERPVDAARRELEEELGLVAPEIRPLRTYAVNPGRASWLVHVFACTTPTTAGTADRSDPSEQVRLVRMPVVELDALIAAGGIEDPTLLIARAAAAEQGLLPPVAPAR; encoded by the coding sequence ATGAGCAGCGCGGAACCCCATCCCGACCCCGAGCTCGTCTGGGCCACGACCGACCGCCGCGACCTGCACCGCGGCCGCGTCGTCCTCGTCGAGCACGACGTGCTGCTGCCCGACGGGTCCGCCTCGCGCTACGAGGTCGACGAGAGCGTGCCGTTCGCGGTCGCGACCCTCGTGATCGACGGCGACGCCGTGATCCTCTCGCGCCAGTACCGGCACCCGCTCGGCCGGTGGATCCTCGACCTCCCCGGCGGTGCGGGCGACGCTGCCGAGCGACCCGTCGACGCCGCCCGCCGCGAGCTCGAGGAGGAGCTCGGCCTCGTCGCGCCGGAGATCCGCCCGCTGCGCACCTACGCCGTGAACCCCGGCCGCGCGTCCTGGCTCGTGCACGTCTTCGCCTGCACGACCCCGACCACGGCGGGCACGGCCGACCGCTCCGACCCGTCCGAGCAGGTGCGCCTCGTCCGCATGCCCGTCGTGGAGCTCGATGCGCTCATCGCCGCGGGCGGCATCGAGGACCCGACCCTCCTGATCGCCCGCGCGGCCGCCGCCGAGCAGGGGCTGCTGCCGCCGGTCGCGCCGGCGCGGTAG
- a CDS encoding D-alanine--D-alanine ligase family protein encodes MRISVLFGGESEERDVSIASAAQVVPALRALGHEVVAVDTARGALAAAAEARILTPDVGVRPPTSAELATAATGGSAAVLRLPADLRDSDLVFLALHGGSGEDGRLQALLELAGIPFTGSGSLGSALAMDKDVAKTLLRAGGVRTPDWIIDPEPDAVEPALGFPVVVKPTGQGSTVGLSVVRAAAELPAALELARRHGTVMVERFVRGRELTVGVLDGEALAVGEIGVPVDEAFTYAAKYQAGAIAETFPADLPSEVAEEARAAALAAHRILRLAGYSRSDFRLDDAGALWIIEANSLPGLTATSLLPQSAAAVGIGYPELCDRIARIALRGRAG; translated from the coding sequence ATGCGGATCTCTGTGCTCTTCGGCGGCGAGAGCGAGGAGCGCGACGTCTCCATCGCGAGCGCGGCGCAGGTCGTCCCGGCCCTCCGGGCGCTCGGGCACGAGGTGGTCGCGGTCGACACCGCGCGGGGCGCGCTGGCCGCCGCCGCCGAGGCGCGGATCCTCACCCCCGACGTCGGCGTGCGCCCGCCGACGTCCGCGGAGCTGGCCACCGCGGCCACGGGCGGGTCCGCCGCGGTGCTGCGCCTGCCGGCCGACCTCCGCGACAGCGACCTGGTGTTCCTCGCGCTGCACGGCGGATCCGGCGAGGACGGCCGTCTGCAGGCGCTCCTCGAGCTCGCGGGCATCCCGTTCACGGGATCCGGCTCCCTCGGCAGCGCGCTCGCGATGGACAAGGACGTCGCCAAGACGCTGCTGCGCGCCGGCGGCGTGCGGACGCCCGACTGGATCATCGACCCCGAGCCGGATGCGGTCGAGCCCGCCCTCGGGTTCCCGGTGGTCGTGAAGCCGACCGGGCAGGGATCCACCGTCGGGCTCTCCGTGGTGCGCGCCGCCGCGGAGCTGCCCGCCGCGCTCGAGCTGGCGCGGCGGCACGGCACCGTGATGGTCGAGCGGTTCGTGCGCGGCCGCGAGCTGACGGTCGGCGTGCTCGACGGCGAGGCGCTCGCGGTGGGCGAGATCGGCGTGCCCGTGGACGAGGCGTTCACCTACGCCGCGAAGTACCAGGCGGGCGCGATCGCGGAGACGTTCCCGGCCGACCTGCCGAGCGAGGTGGCGGAGGAGGCGCGGGCGGCGGCGCTGGCCGCCCACCGGATCCTCCGGCTCGCCGGGTACAGCCGCTCCGACTTCCGGCTCGACGACGCGGGCGCCCTCTGGATCATCGAGGCCAACAGCCTGCCCGGCCTCACCGCGACGAGCCTCCTGCCGCAGTCGGCGGCGGCCGTCGGCATCGGGTACCCGGAGCTGTGCGACCGGATCGCGCGGATCGCGTTGCGGGGGCGCGCGGGCTGA
- a CDS encoding dihydrofolate reductase family protein, producing the protein MRRITAGLFASVDGVVEAPNLFQFDSFDAELGAGMARLMETVTTAVLGRHGYEEWSSYWPQAPADDAFGAFINPIEKLVASTTLTGELDWNATLIEGDVVDALADLKRTDGGDIGVFASISLARELLFAGVLDELTLMIHPVVAGAGRRLFEPSDPVTRLELRRSEITSAGNALLTYALRDGGS; encoded by the coding sequence ATGCGCCGGATCACCGCAGGACTGTTCGCGTCCGTCGACGGCGTCGTGGAGGCGCCGAACCTGTTCCAGTTCGACAGCTTCGACGCCGAGCTCGGCGCCGGGATGGCCCGCCTCATGGAGACGGTGACCACGGCCGTGCTCGGACGGCACGGCTACGAGGAGTGGTCCTCGTACTGGCCCCAGGCGCCCGCGGACGACGCGTTCGGCGCCTTCATCAACCCGATCGAGAAGCTCGTCGCGTCGACGACGCTCACCGGCGAGCTCGACTGGAACGCGACCCTCATCGAGGGCGACGTCGTGGATGCCCTCGCGGACCTGAAGCGCACGGACGGCGGCGACATCGGCGTCTTCGCGAGCATCTCCCTCGCGCGCGAGCTGCTGTTCGCGGGGGTGCTCGACGAGCTGACCCTGATGATCCACCCGGTCGTCGCGGGCGCCGGCCGTCGCCTGTTCGAGCCGAGCGATCCGGTGACGCGGCTGGAGCTGCGGCGCTCCGAGATCACGAGCGCGGGCAACGCGCTGCTCACCTACGCGCTGCGCGACGGAGGGAGCTGA
- a CDS encoding DUF3100 domain-containing protein, with amino-acid sequence MTTTVGERTRSIVGLRGVAPVAVAALVIALVAQVIGSRTLPLGSASIVFFPMVWGLLIAAALSFQRIRPVGLGFQRIANAFVGVAVLFLVARLAFNIGPNIPTLLQAGPALLLQEIGHLLGTVALALPLAVLLRMGKATIGATFSLDREPAFAMVSEKYGPDSDQYRGVLAMYVFGTLFGAVYITLLTSLVASADVFDPLALAMGAGVGSGSMMAASTASIIAAYPGQQDAILGIAAVSNLITTVLGVYVGIYVALPLADRFYRFLTRKQAAAEAASGPAPVSAATEEANRAFRERVAEAAAPVDIRPWITIPILAVVGIGTASIFAGGVSWSIVGGYAILIALLLVSQLLAKVTRKVSAIVFVTTIGALASSPYSPIGAELTAVVTSIDFLSIACATLTFAGLSLGKDAALLKTVGWRIVPVGLVAITASFLLSAVIAEFALGFWA; translated from the coding sequence ATGACCACGACCGTCGGAGAGAGGACGAGGTCCATCGTCGGCCTCCGCGGCGTCGCGCCGGTGGCCGTCGCCGCCCTCGTGATCGCGCTCGTCGCCCAGGTGATCGGGTCACGGACCCTGCCGCTCGGATCCGCCTCCATCGTCTTCTTCCCGATGGTGTGGGGCCTCCTCATCGCCGCCGCCCTGTCCTTCCAGCGGATCCGACCGGTCGGCCTCGGCTTCCAGCGCATCGCGAACGCGTTCGTGGGCGTCGCCGTGCTGTTCCTCGTCGCGCGGCTCGCCTTCAACATCGGGCCGAACATCCCCACGCTGCTGCAGGCCGGACCCGCGCTGCTGCTGCAGGAGATCGGGCACCTGCTCGGCACGGTCGCGCTCGCCCTGCCGCTCGCCGTGCTGCTGCGGATGGGCAAGGCCACCATCGGCGCGACCTTCTCGCTCGACCGCGAGCCGGCCTTCGCGATGGTGAGCGAGAAGTACGGGCCGGACTCCGACCAGTACCGCGGCGTGCTCGCCATGTACGTGTTCGGCACGCTGTTCGGCGCGGTCTACATCACGCTGCTGACCTCGCTCGTGGCGTCGGCCGACGTGTTCGACCCGCTGGCGCTCGCGATGGGCGCGGGCGTCGGATCCGGGTCGATGATGGCCGCGTCGACCGCCAGCATCATCGCCGCGTACCCCGGCCAGCAGGACGCGATCCTCGGCATCGCGGCGGTCTCGAACCTCATCACCACGGTCCTCGGCGTGTACGTCGGCATCTACGTGGCGCTGCCGCTCGCCGACCGGTTCTACCGGTTCCTCACGCGGAAGCAGGCGGCGGCCGAGGCCGCGTCCGGTCCCGCGCCGGTCTCCGCCGCGACCGAGGAGGCGAACCGCGCCTTCCGGGAGCGCGTCGCCGAGGCGGCGGCGCCCGTGGACATCCGGCCGTGGATCACGATCCCGATACTCGCGGTGGTGGGCATCGGCACCGCGTCGATCTTCGCGGGCGGCGTGAGCTGGTCCATCGTCGGCGGCTACGCGATCCTCATCGCCCTGCTGCTGGTGAGCCAGCTGCTGGCGAAGGTGACGCGCAAGGTGTCCGCGATCGTCTTCGTCACCACCATCGGGGCGCTGGCCTCGAGCCCCTACTCGCCCATCGGCGCCGAGCTGACCGCGGTCGTCACCTCCATCGACTTCCTCTCCATCGCGTGCGCCACCCTCACGTTCGCGGGCCTCAGCCTCGGCAAGGACGCGGCGCTGCTGAAGACGGTCGGCTGGCGCATCGTGCCCGTCGGGCTCGTCGCCATCACGGCGTCGTTCCTGCTCTCGGCCGTCATCGCGGAGTTCGCGCTCGGGTTCTGGGCGTGA
- a CDS encoding MurR/RpiR family transcriptional regulator: protein MSAADPLADWLDELEPTKGHTPSHARIARVLLENQQLASYSEIAEIAQRAEVNASTVVRFAQALGFRGWPELQQELRMRYLATLTSEETLREHPAAASGAVHASIQRDVANLGRALESIDPAEGDAAIVALASAGRILVVGMGSFGAPASILAHLGSVMGYPVSFEGRGGAHLAAAMTALGADDVLVVVSLWRPMRDVLAAATAAHAAGTTVVAITDMRRGRLAASADHVLVVPSEGVSFLQSTAATTSVVYGLLSGMESAHPERSRAALRRTQELWQQLGTFTG, encoded by the coding sequence GTGAGCGCCGCGGATCCGCTCGCCGACTGGCTCGACGAGCTCGAGCCGACGAAGGGGCACACGCCGTCGCACGCCCGCATCGCGCGCGTGCTCCTCGAGAACCAGCAGCTCGCGTCGTACTCCGAGATCGCCGAGATCGCCCAGCGGGCCGAGGTCAACGCCAGCACCGTGGTGCGGTTCGCGCAGGCCCTCGGCTTCCGCGGCTGGCCCGAGCTGCAGCAGGAGCTGCGGATGCGGTACCTCGCGACCCTGACCTCCGAGGAGACCCTGCGCGAGCACCCGGCGGCGGCGTCGGGCGCGGTGCACGCGTCCATCCAGCGCGACGTCGCGAACCTCGGGCGGGCGCTCGAGTCCATCGACCCGGCGGAGGGCGACGCGGCCATCGTGGCGCTCGCCTCCGCCGGGCGGATCCTGGTGGTCGGCATGGGCTCGTTCGGCGCGCCGGCGTCGATCCTCGCGCACCTCGGATCCGTGATGGGCTACCCCGTCTCCTTCGAGGGCCGGGGCGGCGCCCACCTCGCGGCCGCCATGACCGCGCTCGGCGCGGACGACGTGCTCGTGGTCGTGAGCCTGTGGCGGCCGATGCGCGATGTGCTCGCGGCGGCGACCGCGGCCCACGCGGCGGGCACGACCGTCGTCGCCATCACCGACATGCGCCGGGGCCGCCTCGCCGCCAGCGCCGACCACGTGCTCGTCGTGCCCAGCGAGGGCGTCTCGTTCCTGCAGTCCACGGCGGCGACCACGTCGGTCGTCTACGGCCTGCTCAGCGGGATGGAGTCGGCGCACCCCGAGCGCAGCCGCGCAGCCCTCCGCCGCACGCAGGAGCTGTGGCAGCAGCTCGGCACCTTCACGGGCTGA
- a CDS encoding NAD(P)-dependent oxidoreductase: MSPTDPLDPTTPRRIGVVGLGSMGGAMAASLAGRGWDVVGCDPSAAAREAAEARGLATVAGVSALAGIPYVVLSLPSARVVEATVPALLAVPGTVAVVDTTTSEPGTSAAMAALAAAHGAAFVDAPVSGGNTGAAAGTLASFVGGSAPAVDAARPVLEALTSGGWRHVGPAGSGNVVKLLNNMLVSVNLLAVAEAMDVAAAHGIDLDTAVAALNTATGASTVSQRMFPDQILNGRFGSGFALGLMARDVALAHDVARATGATPGLFAETDARWQQALAALGPRADFVAATSTFTTATTALDPAQLPARKDDTAR, from the coding sequence ATGAGCCCCACCGACCCGCTCGACCCCACCACCCCGCGGCGCATCGGCGTCGTCGGGCTCGGATCGATGGGCGGCGCCATGGCGGCGTCCCTCGCCGGCCGCGGCTGGGACGTCGTCGGCTGCGACCCGTCCGCGGCGGCGCGCGAGGCGGCGGAGGCGCGCGGCCTCGCCACGGTCGCCGGCGTGTCCGCCCTCGCCGGGATCCCGTACGTCGTGCTCTCGCTGCCGTCCGCGCGCGTGGTCGAGGCGACGGTGCCCGCGCTCCTCGCCGTGCCCGGCACCGTGGCCGTCGTCGACACCACCACCTCCGAGCCCGGCACGAGCGCCGCGATGGCCGCGCTCGCCGCCGCGCACGGCGCCGCGTTCGTCGACGCCCCGGTCTCCGGCGGCAACACGGGCGCGGCCGCGGGCACGCTCGCGTCCTTCGTCGGCGGATCCGCGCCGGCCGTCGACGCCGCCCGCCCCGTCCTCGAGGCGCTCACCTCCGGCGGCTGGCGCCACGTCGGCCCCGCTGGATCCGGGAACGTCGTCAAGCTCCTCAACAACATGCTCGTCTCGGTCAACCTGCTCGCGGTCGCGGAGGCGATGGACGTGGCCGCGGCCCACGGGATCGACCTCGACACCGCGGTCGCCGCGCTCAACACGGCCACGGGCGCGAGCACGGTCAGCCAGCGGATGTTCCCGGACCAGATCCTCAACGGCCGCTTCGGCTCCGGCTTCGCGCTGGGCCTCATGGCGCGCGACGTGGCGCTCGCGCACGACGTTGCCCGCGCGACCGGCGCCACCCCCGGCCTCTTCGCCGAGACGGACGCGCGCTGGCAGCAGGCGCTCGCCGCCCTCGGCCCGCGCGCGGACTTCGTCGCCGCGACCTCCACCTTCACCACGGCGACCACCGCCCTGGATCCCGCGCAGCTCCCCGCGCGGAAGGACGACACCGCCAGATGA
- a CDS encoding aldehyde dehydrogenase family protein — MTAPDPTSRTALLDAVDPTAHPARRARDLIAHAFSDGIGTWADGRVHPGSGPAIDLVDAATGELVTSYADPGAEGAETALAAATRGARTWGAMDPYDRAAILRDVARAIGEHQEELAVLETVTTGKPIRDARVEAGRVAQMFGYYAGWADKVTGQTIPVPGDWLTYTTRVPWGVVVAVTPWNSPLFTAGWNSSAPLAAGNAVILKPSEYTPLSTIRLAQLAEEAGLPAGVLSVAVGAGTTVGAALSTDRRVGKLSFIGSVPVGRTVAQAAAGAGIPVVLELVGKSANIVFADADLDQAARGAVSAVFSGAGQSCVAGSRLLVERGVHDELVARIVAQVDALRLGDPLDPDTEIGPIISRRQVATIRSLIQAGQEDGATRLSGATPAASVADGALADGSWIMPTILHGVEPGHRLETTEVFGPVLGVSVFDTEEEVVARANATGFGLAGAVWTSDVSRAHRVAAAVDAGTFWINAYKSIHVAVPFGGFGESGHGRSSGPGVLDEYTQQKAVWVPTTAPAAPFPSMRG; from the coding sequence ATGACCGCCCCCGACCCGACCTCCCGCACCGCGCTCCTCGACGCGGTCGACCCGACCGCGCACCCCGCCCGGCGAGCCCGGGACCTCATCGCCCACGCGTTCTCCGACGGCATCGGCACGTGGGCCGACGGGCGCGTGCACCCGGGATCCGGACCCGCCATCGACCTCGTCGACGCCGCGACGGGCGAGCTCGTCACGAGCTACGCGGATCCGGGGGCCGAGGGCGCCGAGACCGCCCTCGCCGCCGCGACCCGCGGGGCGCGCACGTGGGGCGCGATGGATCCCTACGACCGGGCCGCGATCCTCCGCGACGTCGCGCGCGCCATCGGCGAGCACCAGGAGGAGCTCGCCGTGCTCGAGACGGTGACGACCGGCAAGCCGATCCGCGACGCCCGCGTCGAGGCCGGCCGCGTGGCCCAGATGTTCGGCTACTACGCCGGCTGGGCCGACAAGGTCACCGGCCAGACCATCCCCGTCCCCGGCGACTGGCTCACCTACACGACGCGCGTGCCGTGGGGCGTCGTGGTCGCGGTCACGCCGTGGAACTCGCCGCTGTTCACCGCCGGATGGAACTCGTCCGCCCCGCTCGCCGCCGGCAACGCCGTGATCCTCAAGCCCAGCGAGTACACGCCGCTCAGCACGATCCGCCTGGCGCAGCTCGCCGAGGAGGCCGGCTTGCCTGCGGGCGTGCTCTCGGTCGCGGTCGGCGCGGGCACGACGGTCGGCGCCGCGCTCAGCACGGACCGGCGCGTGGGCAAGCTCAGCTTCATCGGATCCGTACCCGTCGGCCGCACGGTCGCGCAGGCGGCGGCGGGCGCCGGGATCCCCGTCGTGCTCGAGCTCGTCGGCAAGAGCGCCAACATCGTGTTCGCCGACGCGGACCTCGACCAGGCCGCGCGCGGCGCAGTGAGCGCCGTGTTCTCGGGCGCCGGCCAGTCGTGCGTCGCCGGATCCCGCCTGCTGGTGGAGCGCGGCGTGCACGACGAGCTCGTGGCGCGCATCGTCGCCCAGGTCGACGCGCTCCGGCTCGGCGACCCGCTCGACCCCGACACCGAGATCGGCCCGATCATCTCCCGCCGCCAGGTCGCGACCATCCGCTCGCTCATCCAGGCGGGCCAGGAGGACGGCGCCACGCGGCTCTCGGGTGCGACGCCCGCCGCCTCGGTGGCCGACGGCGCGCTCGCGGACGGCAGCTGGATCATGCCCACGATCCTCCACGGCGTCGAGCCCGGCCACCGGCTGGAGACCACCGAGGTCTTCGGCCCCGTCCTCGGCGTCTCCGTCTTCGACACGGAGGAGGAGGTGGTCGCGCGCGCGAACGCCACGGGCTTCGGCCTCGCGGGCGCCGTCTGGACCTCCGACGTGTCGCGCGCGCACCGCGTGGCCGCGGCCGTGGACGCCGGGACGTTCTGGATCAACGCCTACAAGTCCATCCACGTGGCCGTGCCGTTCGGCGGCTTCGGGGAGTCCGGGCACGGGCGCTCGTCGGGCCCGGGCGTGCTCGACGAGTACACGCAGCAGAAGGCGGTGTGGGTCCCGACGACGGCACCGGCCGCGCCCTTCCCGTCGATGCGCGGCTAG